The window AGAAAACGAAAATGCAAGAGAAGTCATGTTTCAAACGGCACACCATGAATTACTTGCCAGCGCATTAGCTGTTGCAAAGGGGAAAGAAATAAATCCCGATTTCCAAATCGGAGCGATGGTTGCCCATATCCCGATTTATCCTTATTCGTCAAATCCTGAAGATGTTATGTTGGCGGAAATACTCATGAGGGAACGCTATTTCTTCCCGGATGTACAAGTACGTGGCTATTATCCAAGCTATGCTCTGAAGGAATTCGAAAGAGAAGGGTATCAGATACATTTCGAAGCTAAAGACGAAGACATATTAAAAAACGGAACCGTTGACTATTTAGCCTTTAGCTACTATATGTCTAATACAGTGAAGGCTGAGGTTGAAGGTGAGGTTGAGGGTACGTATTCTCGCGGGATTGTAAATGGGTCTGTTCCTAATAGTGTTGAGAATCCTTTCATTCAAGCGAGTGATTGGGGTTGGGGGATAGACCCGACTGGACTTCGTTATACATTGAATCGTTTATATGACCGCTACCAAATCCCTTTGTTTATCGTTGAAAATGGATTTGGTGCGGTCGATACGTTAAAGAAAGATGGTTCGGTCCATGATCCAGAAAGAATGGAATACTTAAGGTCACATATTGAGGCCTTTAAAAAAGCGGTCATGGAGGATGGTGTTGACTTAATCGGCTATACACCATGGGGCATTATTGACATTGTCTCCTTTACAACAGGAGAAATGAAAAAACGATACGGTCTGATTTATGTGGATCGTGACAATGAAGGAAACGGCACTATGAAGCGTTATAAAAAGGATTCATTTGAATGGTATAAAAATGTCATTGGTACAAATGGTGGAGAGTTATGATCGCTACTCAGCAATTCCACTAGTCGTGACAAATATTCTCTCGCTTTAAATCATTACGCTTTATGTATATAATATTAAAATGTGTTTTGATAGTTCACGGGTAAGGAGAAGAGATAATTGGCACAGTTATTCTTTAAATATGGAGCAATGAATTCAGGTAAATCGATTGAAATCATTAAGGTGGCACATAATTATGAGGAGCAGAATAAGCATGTGATGATTTTTACTTCAGCACTTGATGATCGATATAAATCAGGTTTTGTATCCTCTAGAGTGGGGCTGCAGCGGGAAGCTACCCCTATTTATGAAGAGACAAATATTTTTTCTGTTGTTAGCGAATCCTCTTTGCGATTAAGCTGCGTGCTGGTTGATGAAGTGCAATTTGTCTCCAAGGACCATGTTCTGCAAATGGCCAGAATTGTGGATGAACTCGACATCCCTGTAATGGGATTTGGCTTGAAAAATGACTTCCAAAATGAATTATTTGAAGGCAGCAAATATATGCTCCTTTATGCAGATAAAATTGAAGAAATGAAAACCATCTGTTGGTTTTGCGAGAAAAAGGCGATTATGGCTTTACGAGTAGATGAATATAATAAGCCGGTTCGGGAGGGCAGTCAAATTCACATTGGTG of the Bacillus tuaregi genome contains:
- a CDS encoding thymidine kinase gives rise to the protein MAQLFFKYGAMNSGKSIEIIKVAHNYEEQNKHVMIFTSALDDRYKSGFVSSRVGLQREATPIYEETNIFSVVSESSLRLSCVLVDEVQFVSKDHVLQMARIVDELDIPVMGFGLKNDFQNELFEGSKYMLLYADKIEEMKTICWFCEKKAIMALRVDEYNKPVREGSQIHIGGNDSYYPVCRKHHKQPPL